One window of Perca flavescens isolate YP-PL-M2 chromosome 6, PFLA_1.0, whole genome shotgun sequence genomic DNA carries:
- the ndufaf6 gene encoding NADH dehydrogenase (ubiquinone) complex I, assembly factor 6 isoform X1: MAAGISAIHGLLSSKTSLYPALHKKISPSCVCIKRAAGIQSVRAATSATADSQINEKYCLDLVRSRDYDGFVSSLLLPEEARRSSLALRAFNVELAQVKDSVSQKTIGLMRMQFWKTAIEEIYRDEPPNQPVSSELWRAVRKHYLTKRWLLRIITEREKDLDDRAYRNLQELEKYAENTQSSLIYLLLECLGLKNVHADHAASHIGKAQGIVTCLRATPYHSSRRKVYLPMDICMLHGASQEDFIRGSREQNVRDVVYDIASQAHVHLQHARSFSNNVPAAANLAFLQTVVLEDYLHRVRRADFDVFHPSLKNRNPLVPIQLYIRSWRKSY, encoded by the exons ATGGCAGCTGGCATCAGTGCTATACATGGGTTATTAAGCAGTAAAACCTCGTTGTATCCCGCTCTTCATAAAAAGATTTCACCCAGCTGCGTTTGTATTAAAAGAGCGGCTGGTATACAGAGTGTGAGAGCGGCGACCAGCGCGACAGCAGACTCACAAATCAATGAGAAGTACTGCCTGGATCTGGTCAG GTCCAGAGACTATGACGGCTTCGTGTCCTCCCTCCTCCTGCCAGAGGAGGCGCGGCGCTCCTCTTTGGCTCTGAGAGCCTTTAATGTGGAGCTGGCACAG GTGAAGGACTCTGTTTCCCAGAAGACCATTGGTTTGATGCGAATGCAGTTCTGGAAGACCGCCATAGAAGAAATCTACAGAGACGAGCCTCCGAACCAGCCAGTCAGCTCCGAGCTGTGGCGG GCGGTGAGGAAACATTACCTGACCAAGAGATGGCTGCTGAGGATCATAACGGAGAGA GAGAAGGATCTGGATGACCGAGCCTACAGGAACCTGCAGGAGCTGGAGAAGTATGCAGAGAACACACAGTCATCTTTAATATACCTGCTGCTGGAGTGTTTAG gGTTGAAAAACGTCCATGCAGACCACGCAGCGAGTCACATCGGTAAAGCTCAGGGAATCGTGACGTGTCTGAGAGCGACTCCTTATCACAGCAGCCGACGGAAAGTCTACCTCCCCATGGACATCTGCATGCTG CACGGAGCGTCTCAGGAGGACTTCATCCGTGGCAGCCGGGAGCAGAACGTCCGCGACGTGGTGTACGACATCGCCAGCCAGGCTCACGTACACCTGCAACAC GCGCGGTCGTTTAGCAACAACGTCCCGGCCGCGGCCAATCTGGCCTTCCTCCAGACG GTGGTGTTGGAGGACTACCTGCACCGAGTGAGGCGGGCAGATTTTGACGTTTTCCACCCGAGTCTGAAGAACCGAAACCCCCTGGTCCCCATCCAGCTGTACATCCGCTCCTGGAGGAAGAGCTACTGA
- the ndufaf6 gene encoding NADH dehydrogenase (ubiquinone) complex I, assembly factor 6 isoform X2: MAAGISAIHGLLSSKTSLYPALHKKISPSCVCIKRAAGIQSVRAATSATADSQINEKYCLDLVRSRDYDGFVSSLLLPEEARRSSLALRAFNVELAQVKDSVSQKTIGLMRMQFWKTAIEEIYRDEPPNQPVSSELWRAVRKHYLTKRWLLRIITEREKDLDDRAYRNLQELEKYAENTQSSLIYLLLECLGLKNVHADHAASHIGKAQGIVTCLRATPYHSSRRKVYLPMDICMLHGASQEDFIRGSREQNVRDVVYDIASQAHVHLQHVRNQTRMTLRGRLATTSRPRPIWPSSRRWCWRTTCTE, encoded by the exons ATGGCAGCTGGCATCAGTGCTATACATGGGTTATTAAGCAGTAAAACCTCGTTGTATCCCGCTCTTCATAAAAAGATTTCACCCAGCTGCGTTTGTATTAAAAGAGCGGCTGGTATACAGAGTGTGAGAGCGGCGACCAGCGCGACAGCAGACTCACAAATCAATGAGAAGTACTGCCTGGATCTGGTCAG GTCCAGAGACTATGACGGCTTCGTGTCCTCCCTCCTCCTGCCAGAGGAGGCGCGGCGCTCCTCTTTGGCTCTGAGAGCCTTTAATGTGGAGCTGGCACAG GTGAAGGACTCTGTTTCCCAGAAGACCATTGGTTTGATGCGAATGCAGTTCTGGAAGACCGCCATAGAAGAAATCTACAGAGACGAGCCTCCGAACCAGCCAGTCAGCTCCGAGCTGTGGCGG GCGGTGAGGAAACATTACCTGACCAAGAGATGGCTGCTGAGGATCATAACGGAGAGA GAGAAGGATCTGGATGACCGAGCCTACAGGAACCTGCAGGAGCTGGAGAAGTATGCAGAGAACACACAGTCATCTTTAATATACCTGCTGCTGGAGTGTTTAG gGTTGAAAAACGTCCATGCAGACCACGCAGCGAGTCACATCGGTAAAGCTCAGGGAATCGTGACGTGTCTGAGAGCGACTCCTTATCACAGCAGCCGACGGAAAGTCTACCTCCCCATGGACATCTGCATGCTG CACGGAGCGTCTCAGGAGGACTTCATCCGTGGCAGCCGGGAGCAGAACGTCCGCGACGTGGTGTACGACATCGCCAGCCAGGCTCACGTACACCTGCAACACGTACGTAACCAAACGCGCATGACACT GCGCGGTCGTTTAGCAACAACGTCCCGGCCGCGGCCAATCTGGCCTTCCTCCAGACG GTGGTGTTGGAGGACTACCTGCACCGAGTGA
- the ndufaf6 gene encoding NADH dehydrogenase (ubiquinone) complex I, assembly factor 6 isoform X3: MWSWHRQVKDSVSQKTIGLMRMQFWKTAIEEIYRDEPPNQPVSSELWRAVRKHYLTKRWLLRIITEREKDLDDRAYRNLQELEKYAENTQSSLIYLLLECLGLKNVHADHAASHIGKAQGIVTCLRATPYHSSRRKVYLPMDICMLHGASQEDFIRGSREQNVRDVVYDIASQAHVHLQHARSFSNNVPAAANLAFLQTVVLEDYLHRVRRADFDVFHPSLKNRNPLVPIQLYIRSWRKSY; encoded by the exons ATGTGGAGCTGGCACAGGCAG GTGAAGGACTCTGTTTCCCAGAAGACCATTGGTTTGATGCGAATGCAGTTCTGGAAGACCGCCATAGAAGAAATCTACAGAGACGAGCCTCCGAACCAGCCAGTCAGCTCCGAGCTGTGGCGG GCGGTGAGGAAACATTACCTGACCAAGAGATGGCTGCTGAGGATCATAACGGAGAGA GAGAAGGATCTGGATGACCGAGCCTACAGGAACCTGCAGGAGCTGGAGAAGTATGCAGAGAACACACAGTCATCTTTAATATACCTGCTGCTGGAGTGTTTAG gGTTGAAAAACGTCCATGCAGACCACGCAGCGAGTCACATCGGTAAAGCTCAGGGAATCGTGACGTGTCTGAGAGCGACTCCTTATCACAGCAGCCGACGGAAAGTCTACCTCCCCATGGACATCTGCATGCTG CACGGAGCGTCTCAGGAGGACTTCATCCGTGGCAGCCGGGAGCAGAACGTCCGCGACGTGGTGTACGACATCGCCAGCCAGGCTCACGTACACCTGCAACAC GCGCGGTCGTTTAGCAACAACGTCCCGGCCGCGGCCAATCTGGCCTTCCTCCAGACG GTGGTGTTGGAGGACTACCTGCACCGAGTGAGGCGGGCAGATTTTGACGTTTTCCACCCGAGTCTGAAGAACCGAAACCCCCTGGTCCCCATCCAGCTGTACATCCGCTCCTGGAGGAAGAGCTACTGA